The following nucleotide sequence is from Pseudomonas sp. RC10.
GCCGTCTGCTGATACACGGCGGACGGACTCGGGTCGTTCTTGATGCGCAGGCGCACGCCGTCCTTGTCTTTCTTCAGACCCGCGGCTTCAAGCAAGGCCTCGGCGCGCTTCAGGTCGAAGGGGTACTGCGGCACGTCGGCGCTGTAGAACTGCGGAAAGTTTTTAGGGATCGGTGAGTCGGCGGTGGTGCCTTGTCCGAGCAGGATGTTCTTGAGGATGAACTCCTTATCGATGGCGTGGGCGAAGGCCTGACGCACCCGCAGGTCCTGGAATTCCGGCCGTTGCAGGTTGAACTCCAGGGCCATGATGCCGGTGCCGCCATACGTGTTCAGGCGATCAACGATGGTCAGTGCAGGGTTGGTTTTCAGGCGCTTGATTTCGCTGTTCGACAGGGTGTCGGCATAGGCCACGTGCACCGCGCCGGTTTCCAGCGCCGCTGACACCGAAGACGGGTCGGCCATGAAGCGATAGACCACCTGATCCAGCAGCGGTTTGCCGGACTGCCAGTACGCGGGGTTGCGTTCAAGGGTCAGGTAATTGCCGCGCACCCATTCCTTGACCTTGAACGGACCGGTGCCGATCGGCGCGGTGTTGGCCGGGTTGTTGAGGATGTCGGTGCCTTCATAAAGGTGACGGGGCAACACTTGCGAGTCGCGGGCGTTCAAGGCGCTGAGCAGATAAGGCGTGGGTTTCGACAGGTGCCAGACCGAGGTCAGCGGATCGGGGCTGTCCACGCTTTGCACGTTGGGGAACGCAGAGCGGCCTCGGGAACTGTATTTCTTCCAGACTTGTAGCACGGAAAACGCGACGTCTTCCGACGTGAATGGCTTGCCGTCATGCCACAGCACACCGGGGCGCAGCTTGAACGTGACCTGCAAGCCGTCCGCGCTGAATGTCCAGCTTTCGGCGAGTTGCGGTTGCGGACCGTTGTCGGGGCTGAGGTACAGCAGGCCGTCGAAAATCTTCGGCGAGATGAGCTGCGTGGCCGGCGCGGTGGTCAGGCCGGTGGTGAGTAAGGTCGGCTCAGGGTTTTGCGCAATGATCAGCGTGCCGCCGGGGCTGTTGCCGAAGGCGAAGCGCTGGCCGAGCAGGCCATAGGCGGCGGTGGAGGCCAGGGAATAGCCGAGGAAGGTGCGGCGGGTGACCATGTGGATGTTCCTTTTTTCTCGATTGATCGGGTGAGTCCATGCTTGCTTCTGCCCGAAGGGCGTAGGAGCGCGCTTGCCCGCGAGAGAGTGGCTGTCTCGGTGCACAGGTGTCGTCTGGACTGGCCATTCGCGGGCAAGCGCGCTCCTACAGGGGGTTAGGGCCTGCGCCTATCCTCACCAGTCATAACTCACCCGCGCGTAGTAGAAACCGCCCCCGATCCCGTACGGCGTGTTGCGGTTGGCGTACGGGTCTTCGTGGTTGATGGTGGAGGCGAGGGTGTCGGGCTGGTTCGGGGGGCGTTTGTTGAACAGGTTGTTGGCGCCGAGCGTGGCCTTGATGTTGTCGGTCAC
It contains:
- a CDS encoding ABC transporter substrate-binding protein; this encodes MVTRRTFLGYSLASTAAYGLLGQRFAFGNSPGGTLIIAQNPEPTLLTTGLTTAPATQLISPKIFDGLLYLSPDNGPQPQLAESWTFSADGLQVTFKLRPGVLWHDGKPFTSEDVAFSVLQVWKKYSSRGRSAFPNVQSVDSPDPLTSVWHLSKPTPYLLSALNARDSQVLPRHLYEGTDILNNPANTAPIGTGPFKVKEWVRGNYLTLERNPAYWQSGKPLLDQVVYRFMADPSSVSAALETGAVHVAYADTLSNSEIKRLKTNPALTIVDRLNTYGGTGIMALEFNLQRPEFQDLRVRQAFAHAIDKEFILKNILLGQGTTADSPIPKNFPQFYSADVPQYPFDLKRAEALLEAAGLKKDKDGVRLRIKNDPSPSAVYQQTANFLRSTFAKIGVKLEIRNQDYAQFIDRVYGRYDFDTNLSPASTAPDPAIGLQRFYWSKNIQSGVAYSNATHYVNAEVDGLLEQAQVDNDPTHRWDLYHQVQNKVLEDLPRIPIISTEDALLARSNVQNLTDSTGGGFIGNLSGVRLG